In Arthrobacter sp. B3I4, the following proteins share a genomic window:
- a CDS encoding STAS/SEC14 domain-containing protein: MMPEPILAANGKNSLSVTEGIIESVWAPGTFVDIDDARDAMRATALLARTGRMPMLSVMTDVEISAAARYEFAKSADVLAIAVLGSSAVDRVVAAATSRDTRYPHEFFTSRSQALAWLAGFLDQSAEPASEQQEASVTASGAR, translated from the coding sequence ATGATGCCGGAACCGATCCTTGCCGCGAACGGGAAGAACTCCCTTTCTGTCACTGAGGGCATCATTGAGTCCGTCTGGGCTCCGGGCACCTTCGTGGACATCGATGATGCCCGGGACGCCATGCGGGCCACCGCCCTGCTGGCGAGGACGGGGCGGATGCCGATGCTTTCCGTTATGACCGACGTCGAAATCAGCGCTGCTGCACGCTATGAGTTCGCCAAGTCGGCCGACGTGCTTGCCATTGCTGTGCTGGGGTCGAGCGCCGTCGACCGTGTAGTGGCTGCCGCCACCAGCCGCGACACCCGGTACCCGCATGAATTCTTCACCTCCAGGAGCCAGGCCCTGGCCTGGCTCGCCGGCTTTCTCGACCAGTCCGCCGAGCCCGCTTCCGAGCAGCAGGAAGCCTCCGTTACCGCGTCGGGGGCCCGCTAG
- a CDS encoding SDR family NAD(P)-dependent oxidoreductase → MGRIFITGSTDGLGRATAESLLRNGHDVVVHARSAERLTAVQDLLDRGATGVIGDLSDLEQTRAVAEQVNPGGAVDSVVHNAGVLHGPQILQVNVFAPYVLTALIPRPRRLIYLSSGMHRGGHAAFSGIASGGRDPSVSYSDSKLYVTALAAYVARAWPDVLSNAVDPGWVPTKMGGPGAPDDLRLGHLTQVWLATSEDPEALTSGGYWHHQRRAKAQPAVYDEQFQDELVDHLARATGVRLA, encoded by the coding sequence ATGGGTCGCATTTTCATTACGGGATCAACTGACGGACTCGGCCGGGCCACCGCGGAATCCTTGCTCCGGAACGGCCACGACGTCGTTGTACACGCACGCAGCGCCGAGCGCCTCACCGCGGTGCAGGACCTCCTTGACCGCGGCGCGACGGGAGTGATCGGGGACCTGTCGGACCTCGAGCAAACGCGCGCCGTCGCGGAACAGGTGAACCCGGGCGGGGCAGTGGACTCGGTGGTGCACAACGCCGGCGTGCTGCACGGACCGCAGATCCTGCAGGTCAACGTCTTCGCCCCCTACGTCCTCACCGCGCTGATCCCCCGCCCGCGCCGGCTGATTTATCTCAGCAGCGGTATGCACCGTGGCGGCCACGCCGCCTTCTCAGGCATCGCCTCGGGCGGCCGGGACCCGAGCGTCTCCTATTCGGACAGCAAGCTCTACGTCACCGCTCTCGCTGCCTACGTCGCCCGGGCCTGGCCGGACGTCCTCAGCAACGCCGTGGACCCCGGTTGGGTGCCTACGAAGATGGGCGGCCCGGGTGCGCCCGACGACTTGCGCCTAGGACATCTCACGCAGGTATGGCTCGCCACGAGTGAAGACCCGGAGGCGCTCACCTCCGGCGGCTACTGGCACCATCAGCGCCGGGCGAAAGCCCAACCCGCGGTGTATGACGAGCAGTTCCAGGACGAGCTGGTGGATCATCTGGCCCGGGCCACCGGAGTGCGTCTGGCCTGA
- a CDS encoding chitinase, with the protein MSNRFPGRRLSKLRLGVLVLVLLALTGGSYLGLRSFQDATAASSIPSVFSGYVDVTATPRFAFESPTTPEAKGAVLSFIVSDKENPCTPSWGAAYSLAAAETELDLDRRIARFRQIGGTVSVSFGGLSNSELALECTDQSRLTGAYREVVERYDLRSIDLDVEGAALTDAASIDRRGKALAALQQDRKNGGKNLDVWLTLPADPAGLTQAGRDAVARTLRAGVEVTGVNIMTMDFSASKPAGQTMYQASASAAAAAHTQVQALYRDNGEDLGSDTVWRKLGLTPMIGQNDIAGEIFTLDDAASLNKYAKSKGVGRVSMWSLNRDRTCGSNYPDVTKVSDSCSGVKQGDVHFSTVLGADVIPTMSAEPQATATSAAPTATDDPSTSPYPVWKETARYVSGDRTVWHGNVYEAKWWTQGDSPDNPVEQGATVPWKLIGPVLPGDRPSPRTTIPAGTYPDWSPTAVYQRGSRILFDGYAFEAKWWTQSDSPQAMLEGAPDSPWMKLTPAQLQAPAATATPTPTPTPTAK; encoded by the coding sequence GTGTCGAACCGCTTTCCCGGACGCCGCCTTTCAAAGCTGCGGCTCGGAGTCCTTGTTCTGGTCCTGCTGGCACTCACCGGCGGGTCGTATCTGGGGCTCCGCTCCTTTCAGGACGCCACCGCCGCGTCCTCGATCCCCTCAGTCTTTTCCGGCTACGTCGACGTGACCGCGACGCCGAGGTTTGCTTTCGAATCGCCGACCACTCCAGAGGCCAAGGGCGCCGTACTGTCCTTCATCGTTTCGGACAAGGAGAACCCCTGCACGCCGTCGTGGGGTGCCGCCTACAGTCTCGCCGCGGCCGAAACGGAGCTGGATCTGGACCGGCGGATCGCCAGATTCCGCCAGATCGGCGGGACGGTTTCGGTCTCGTTCGGCGGCCTGAGCAACAGCGAACTCGCGCTCGAGTGCACGGACCAGTCCCGGCTTACCGGCGCGTACCGCGAGGTGGTCGAGCGGTACGACCTGCGCTCGATAGACCTGGACGTCGAGGGTGCCGCCCTCACCGATGCAGCATCCATTGACCGTCGCGGCAAGGCTCTCGCCGCCCTCCAGCAGGATCGCAAGAACGGCGGAAAGAACCTTGACGTGTGGCTGACGCTGCCCGCGGACCCGGCAGGCCTGACCCAGGCCGGGCGCGACGCCGTGGCACGCACTCTTCGCGCCGGCGTCGAAGTGACCGGGGTCAATATCATGACCATGGATTTCAGCGCCAGTAAACCGGCCGGCCAGACCATGTACCAGGCCTCCGCGTCCGCTGCCGCCGCCGCCCACACGCAGGTGCAGGCGCTGTACCGGGACAACGGTGAGGACCTTGGTTCCGACACCGTCTGGCGCAAGCTGGGCCTCACCCCGATGATCGGACAAAACGACATCGCAGGGGAAATCTTCACCCTCGACGACGCCGCTTCGCTGAACAAATACGCCAAGTCAAAGGGCGTCGGCAGGGTCTCCATGTGGTCCCTCAACCGTGACCGTACCTGTGGAAGCAACTACCCGGACGTCACCAAGGTCTCGGACAGCTGCAGTGGCGTCAAGCAGGGGGACGTCCACTTCTCCACCGTTCTGGGTGCCGACGTCATCCCCACCATGTCAGCCGAACCACAGGCTACGGCTACGTCCGCCGCCCCGACTGCCACCGACGATCCTTCCACCAGCCCCTACCCGGTGTGGAAGGAAACCGCGCGCTACGTGTCCGGGGACCGGACGGTGTGGCACGGCAACGTGTACGAGGCCAAGTGGTGGACCCAGGGTGACAGCCCCGACAACCCGGTAGAGCAGGGCGCCACCGTCCCCTGGAAGCTGATCGGCCCCGTGCTGCCGGGAGACCGGCCCAGCCCGCGGACGACCATCCCGGCAGGCACCTACCCGGATTGGTCCCCGACGGCGGTCTACCAGCGCGGTTCGCGGATCCTCTTCGACGGTTATGCCTTTGAAGCCAAATGGTGGACGCAGTCGGACAGCCCGCAGGCCATGCTCGAGGGCGCCCCGGACTCCCCGTGGATGAAACTCACCCCGGCCCAGCTGCAGGCCCCGGCGGCAACGGCCACCCCGACGCCGACGCCGACGCCGACGGCCAAGTAG
- a CDS encoding oxidoreductase: protein MATWLITGCSTGLGRALAETVLARGHRAVVTARNTETLHELGAAYPETALALPLDVTDREQITAAVQQAQARFGAVDVLVNNAGYGYRAAVEEADDADIRRLFDTNVFGAIDMIKAVLPDMRARRAGSILNISSIGARISPAGSGYYSATKAALEGLSGSLRKELQPLGINVTVVEPGAFRTDFAGRSLTQSATPIEDYADTAGRRRKEHDTIHGTQPGDPAKAAEAILAVVESENPPALLVLGEDAFDAFGAVAQAERADLDQWRDVSVSTAIED, encoded by the coding sequence ATGGCAACCTGGCTCATCACTGGATGCTCGACCGGTCTCGGCCGGGCCCTCGCAGAAACGGTCCTTGCCCGCGGCCACCGTGCGGTAGTCACCGCGCGGAACACCGAGACGCTGCACGAGCTCGGGGCGGCCTACCCGGAGACGGCGCTGGCACTCCCCCTCGATGTCACCGACCGGGAGCAGATCACAGCTGCGGTGCAGCAGGCGCAGGCCCGTTTCGGCGCTGTCGATGTGCTGGTCAACAATGCCGGGTACGGATACCGAGCGGCAGTTGAGGAAGCAGACGACGCCGACATCCGGCGATTGTTCGACACCAACGTTTTTGGTGCCATCGACATGATCAAGGCGGTCCTCCCGGACATGCGCGCCAGACGGGCCGGATCCATTCTCAACATCTCCTCGATCGGCGCCCGGATTAGTCCGGCCGGGTCCGGATACTACTCCGCCACCAAGGCTGCCCTGGAGGGCCTCTCGGGGTCCCTGCGGAAAGAACTGCAGCCGCTGGGCATCAACGTCACCGTCGTGGAACCGGGCGCGTTCCGGACAGACTTTGCCGGCCGGTCGCTGACCCAGTCGGCGACGCCGATCGAGGACTATGCGGACACCGCCGGCAGGCGCCGCAAAGAGCATGACACCATCCACGGCACCCAGCCGGGCGACCCCGCCAAGGCGGCGGAAGCCATCCTGGCCGTCGTCGAAAGCGAGAACCCGCCGGCCCTGCTGGTGCTCGGTGAGGATGCGTTCGACGCCTTTGGTGCCGTTGCGCAGGCCGAACGCGCGGACCTGGACCAGTGGCGGGACGTCAGCGTGAGCACAGCCATCGAGGACTGA
- a CDS encoding DUF2945 domain-containing protein, which translates to MSLSKGTPVEWNTSQGATHGKIVEKKVSDFELDGHTHRASEDEPQYVVESAKTGARAAHKASALTEKK; encoded by the coding sequence ATGTCGCTGAGCAAGGGAACTCCGGTGGAATGGAACACGTCCCAGGGCGCCACCCACGGCAAGATCGTAGAAAAGAAAGTCAGCGACTTTGAGCTGGACGGACACACCCACCGGGCCAGTGAGGATGAGCCGCAGTACGTGGTGGAGTCCGCGAAAACCGGCGCCCGGGCCGCGCACAAAGCCTCCGCCCTGACAGAGAAGAAGTAA
- a CDS encoding ATP-binding protein, with product MTIAEIQVDQRVIGIDSRRFASVEKALVELITNSDDSYARLEKAGAAISGRIRVNYERHHVGAVLMVSDQAEGMSFAQAGRILSYGGAHSPLARGEGDGRGYFGRGLKQAIFGLGHGWLETIRNGRFTRIDVFRGGNGGYLYDDGGADRPAAPADYARLGLHQTAEASGTRVTVVVDNPRVRITQHGTLAQSLSDNFYLRGVLARRSVELEHGQPGGVEHHSEPVHFREPPAQLLLGPDDPGIVSFEGRSYPFTLTLKRVTGAELTLRGDDRTNGLVVLSGKAALDCQLFEFENQVGTEYLFGVVRCDALTEMLGRGRAIISDEREGLNPRDPFVAAFSAAVSRMIAGAVQAEREKLTHLDRATTSGRTAEMIEQLLQHMNEAAVVDLGLDTSSPRPSVGGAAAGERPAALRFTTPFYYRPPGHPFHVALLLDAAELPDRETLTFEADLPGSIRIEPHPDPVAVSALEEVRRLEWTVIGLRPGARGALTVRAGTYWALCEIVIAEHASRHAADQPPHAAVAVAGAAEPAVGHREGHRPTRDHGADLFTGYEFRSLDNSADRAVYSAEERKVIINTAAPTVQLYVDGRGRFRDSARLLLAELFLDVIADELARRRTEQHGHAGDLAAFKNAKRDIIRRYGSDVHRTFLG from the coding sequence ATGACGATTGCCGAAATTCAGGTGGACCAGCGCGTGATCGGGATCGACTCGCGGCGCTTCGCCTCGGTGGAGAAAGCGCTGGTGGAACTGATCACCAACAGCGACGACAGCTACGCCCGCCTGGAGAAAGCCGGTGCAGCAATAAGCGGGCGCATCAGGGTCAACTACGAGCGCCACCATGTGGGCGCCGTGCTGATGGTTAGCGACCAGGCCGAGGGTATGTCCTTCGCCCAGGCCGGCCGAATCCTCAGCTACGGCGGTGCCCACAGCCCGCTTGCCCGTGGTGAGGGCGACGGTCGCGGCTACTTTGGCCGCGGGCTGAAGCAGGCGATCTTCGGCCTGGGGCACGGCTGGCTCGAGACCATCCGGAACGGACGCTTCACCCGGATCGACGTGTTCCGCGGCGGCAACGGCGGCTACCTGTACGACGACGGCGGGGCGGACCGGCCCGCCGCCCCGGCCGACTACGCCCGGCTGGGCCTCCATCAGACCGCGGAAGCATCCGGGACCCGGGTGACTGTCGTCGTCGACAACCCCAGGGTGCGGATCACCCAGCACGGCACGCTGGCGCAGTCCCTGTCCGATAACTTCTATCTGCGCGGAGTGCTCGCCCGGCGCAGCGTTGAGCTGGAACACGGCCAGCCCGGCGGCGTCGAGCACCACAGCGAACCGGTGCACTTCCGCGAACCCCCGGCGCAGCTGCTCCTTGGCCCGGACGACCCCGGAATCGTCAGCTTCGAGGGCCGGTCCTACCCGTTTACGCTCACGCTGAAACGGGTCACGGGCGCCGAGCTCACGCTCAGGGGCGACGATCGGACCAATGGCCTGGTCGTCCTCTCCGGGAAAGCCGCACTGGACTGCCAGTTGTTCGAGTTCGAAAACCAGGTGGGCACCGAGTACCTGTTCGGCGTCGTCCGGTGCGATGCCCTGACCGAAATGCTGGGCCGTGGTCGGGCGATCATCAGCGATGAACGCGAGGGCCTGAACCCCCGGGACCCCTTCGTCGCCGCGTTCTCCGCCGCAGTCAGCCGGATGATCGCGGGTGCGGTGCAGGCCGAGCGGGAGAAGCTCACGCACCTGGACCGTGCCACCACTTCCGGGCGCACCGCCGAGATGATCGAGCAATTGCTGCAGCACATGAACGAAGCCGCCGTCGTCGACCTCGGGCTGGACACGTCGTCACCGCGGCCCTCAGTCGGCGGCGCGGCGGCGGGGGAGCGTCCTGCGGCGCTCCGCTTCACCACCCCGTTCTACTACCGTCCGCCGGGCCACCCGTTTCACGTCGCGCTGCTGCTGGACGCGGCAGAGCTGCCCGACCGCGAGACGCTCACCTTCGAGGCCGACCTCCCGGGTTCGATCCGGATCGAGCCGCACCCTGATCCGGTGGCAGTCAGTGCGCTGGAGGAGGTGCGGCGGCTGGAGTGGACCGTCATCGGGCTGCGGCCGGGCGCGCGGGGCGCGCTGACGGTCCGGGCGGGAACGTACTGGGCGCTGTGCGAGATCGTCATCGCCGAGCACGCCTCTCGCCACGCAGCCGACCAGCCGCCGCACGCAGCGGTGGCCGTCGCCGGCGCGGCAGAGCCAGCCGTTGGGCACCGGGAGGGGCATCGCCCAACCCGGGACCACGGCGCCGACCTCTTCACCGGCTATGAGTTCCGCAGCCTGGACAACAGCGCAGACCGGGCCGTCTACAGCGCTGAGGAACGCAAGGTCATCATCAACACCGCTGCGCCCACGGTCCAGCTCTACGTCGACGGCCGCGGTCGATTCCGCGACTCTGCACGGCTGCTGTTGGCGGAGCTGTTCCTGGACGTCATCGCTGACGAACTCGCCCGCCGCCGCACCGAGCAGCACGGCCACGCCGGCGACCTCGCGGCCTTCAAGAACGCCAAGCGGGACATCATCCGCCGCTACGGCAGCGACGTCCACCGCACGTTCCTGGGCTAG
- a CDS encoding dihydrodipicolinate synthase family protein codes for MFTGLSAFPLTPLANDAVDEAAFVRLVERLVEANVDSITALGSTGSYAYLSSQERSRVARLAVEYAAGTPVFVGVGALRTSQVLANAEQAEQAGAAGLLLAPMTYQPLTDDDVYELFRAVSENSPLPVIVYDNPGTTHFSFSTELYGRIAALPGVASIKIPALPADPEQARARLRNLRAALPGGVSIGVSGDAAAAAGLAAGCDAWYSVIGGTLPAVALRITRAALHGRPAEALAESERLAPLWRLFAEFGGSIRVVAAIAEHLGLAPQASLPLPILGLTGRERALVAAVVDELGLAD; via the coding sequence ATGTTTACCGGCCTGAGTGCCTTCCCCCTGACCCCCCTCGCGAATGACGCGGTCGACGAGGCCGCCTTCGTCCGCCTCGTCGAACGGCTGGTCGAGGCAAACGTTGATTCGATCACGGCGCTCGGTTCCACCGGCTCCTACGCCTACCTGAGCAGCCAGGAGCGGAGCCGGGTCGCCCGGCTGGCTGTCGAGTATGCCGCCGGGACGCCCGTGTTCGTTGGCGTTGGGGCGCTGCGGACCTCGCAGGTCCTCGCGAACGCGGAGCAGGCCGAGCAGGCCGGGGCCGCCGGACTGTTGCTCGCCCCGATGACCTATCAGCCGCTCACGGACGACGACGTCTACGAACTCTTCCGCGCGGTATCGGAGAACTCCCCGCTACCGGTGATCGTGTACGACAACCCGGGCACCACACACTTCAGCTTCAGCACCGAACTTTATGGACGCATCGCCGCCCTGCCCGGGGTCGCGTCGATCAAGATTCCGGCCCTGCCGGCCGATCCCGAGCAGGCGCGGGCGAGGCTCCGGAACCTCCGGGCGGCCCTCCCTGGCGGCGTGAGCATCGGGGTTTCCGGCGACGCCGCGGCCGCCGCCGGGCTGGCGGCCGGCTGCGACGCCTGGTACTCCGTCATCGGTGGCACGTTGCCAGCCGTGGCGTTACGGATCACCCGCGCCGCCCTGCACGGGCGGCCCGCCGAGGCGCTGGCCGAGTCCGAACGGCTGGCGCCGCTGTGGCGGTTGTTCGCCGAGTTCGGCGGCAGCATCCGAGTCGTGGCAGCAATCGCCGAACACCTGGGGCTGGCGCCACAGGCAAGCCTGCCTCTGCCCATCCTGGGGCTGACAGGGCGGGAGCGGGCCCTTGTTGCCGCCGTCGTCGACGAACTCGGACTGGCCGACTAA
- a CDS encoding NAD(P)/FAD-dependent oxidoreductase, producing MAGQHEVVIIGGGNAGLSLAGRLRRYGVKDVAVVEPKEQHFFQPLFSHIAGGRASASEATRPQRSVMPRGVEWVRDSVVDVDPAASTVSLASGGQLGYGHLVVCPGLQLDWGKIPGLAEAVHSPAGASHYEFGLAAKSWTLLSALKSGTAVFTMPAGPIKCGGAAQKPMYLACDYWREQGVLQDIRVVMVQPYPTVFGVPGVDEELNRKIAEYGIELRLNSELVSVDPAAQTARIQDHATGSTEELHYDVLNAVPPQSAPDWLKATKLPAAGDAGGFVEVNPQTLRHARFPNVWSLGDAAATTNSKSGGSLRKQTKVLAKNLVAVRKGKPLKQKYDGYSVCPFTVSRSTVVFAEFDDQFQPMPTIPKVPTWKETRLSWIVDRDIFPQIYWRLILKGRA from the coding sequence GTGGCCGGGCAGCACGAGGTCGTGATCATCGGCGGCGGCAACGCCGGCCTTTCCCTCGCGGGGCGCCTCCGCCGTTACGGGGTAAAGGATGTCGCCGTGGTCGAGCCGAAAGAGCAGCACTTCTTCCAGCCGCTGTTCTCCCACATCGCCGGCGGGCGCGCGAGCGCGTCGGAGGCAACCCGGCCGCAGCGTTCCGTTATGCCCCGCGGCGTGGAATGGGTCCGGGACAGCGTGGTGGACGTGGACCCGGCTGCCAGCACGGTGTCGCTGGCCTCCGGCGGGCAGCTTGGTTACGGGCATCTGGTGGTCTGCCCCGGCCTGCAGTTGGACTGGGGGAAGATCCCGGGCCTGGCCGAGGCCGTCCACTCCCCGGCCGGAGCGTCCCACTATGAGTTCGGCCTGGCAGCCAAGTCGTGGACACTTCTCAGCGCGCTCAAGTCCGGAACCGCCGTTTTTACCATGCCTGCCGGGCCGATCAAGTGCGGCGGCGCTGCACAGAAGCCGATGTATCTGGCGTGCGATTACTGGCGGGAGCAGGGCGTGCTGCAAGACATCCGCGTGGTGATGGTGCAGCCCTACCCCACGGTGTTCGGTGTGCCCGGCGTCGACGAAGAGCTGAACCGCAAGATTGCCGAGTACGGCATTGAGTTGCGGCTCAACAGCGAACTGGTTTCCGTGGATCCTGCGGCGCAGACCGCTCGCATCCAGGACCATGCGACCGGATCCACCGAGGAACTGCACTACGACGTGCTTAACGCCGTCCCGCCCCAGTCGGCCCCGGACTGGCTCAAGGCGACCAAGCTGCCCGCCGCGGGTGACGCCGGCGGCTTCGTTGAAGTGAATCCGCAGACTCTCCGGCACGCCAGGTTTCCAAACGTCTGGTCACTGGGGGACGCCGCGGCCACCACCAACTCGAAGTCCGGCGGCTCCCTGCGGAAGCAGACCAAGGTCCTCGCCAAGAACTTGGTGGCCGTCCGAAAGGGGAAGCCCTTGAAGCAGAAATACGACGGCTACTCCGTGTGCCCCTTCACGGTCTCCCGCTCGACGGTTGTCTTCGCGGAGTTCGATGACCAGTTCCAGCCCATGCCCACCATCCCCAAGGTGCCAACGTGGAAGGAGACCCGGCTGTCCTGGATCGTGGACCGCGACATTTTTCCCCAGATCTACTGGCGTCTGATCCTCAAGGGCCGCGCCTGA
- a CDS encoding alpha/beta hydrolase: protein MKRTGTVVLVHGLWHQPAHFELLTEELRARGASVRVPRLHRGSLAADTSAVQEAVDECPTPPLVLGHSYGGSVITGLERIRHLVYVAAFVPAAGESGALLGGPDAPVNEAVRRHNDGTTSIRPERAREVFYADCTEAESRRATSLLVPQQPGHGRGIPERAAWEEIKSTYLRCEQDRALSPALQERMARRCTNALNLDASHSPFISRASQLAGLIVDL from the coding sequence ATGAAACGAACTGGAACCGTCGTTCTCGTCCACGGCTTGTGGCATCAGCCCGCGCACTTCGAGCTGCTCACTGAGGAGTTGCGGGCACGAGGCGCTTCAGTTCGCGTGCCGCGCTTGCACCGGGGCTCGCTCGCGGCCGACACGTCAGCAGTTCAGGAGGCCGTGGATGAATGCCCGACCCCTCCCCTGGTTTTGGGCCATTCCTACGGGGGATCGGTCATCACCGGCTTGGAGCGGATCCGCCACTTGGTCTACGTGGCCGCTTTCGTTCCCGCCGCCGGGGAGAGCGGAGCGCTACTGGGCGGGCCGGATGCACCGGTAAATGAAGCGGTGCGCCGACACAACGACGGGACCACCAGCATCCGGCCCGAGCGAGCCCGTGAGGTCTTTTATGCCGACTGCACCGAAGCGGAAAGCCGGCGGGCGACCAGCCTGCTCGTGCCGCAGCAGCCGGGCCACGGCCGCGGAATTCCGGAGCGAGCGGCCTGGGAAGAGATCAAAAGCACGTATCTGCGATGCGAACAGGACAGGGCGCTCAGCCCTGCCCTGCAGGAGAGAATGGCGCGCCGTTGTACCAACGCCTTGAACCTGGACGCCAGCCATTCGCCCTTCATCAGCCGCGCCAGCCAACTGGCCGGGCTGATCGTGGACCTCTAG
- a CDS encoding glycosyltransferase family 2 protein has product MTELLAAPRPDDLDAGDPASKARRRQWGAERRSEPLAIVHPEPSRRKVILGRVGIVVTVLAWLAYVVTTVLRELVNDPTAGFRFRAEAVSYVVVVTFLTFSALMYLLARQGALNRFRDHRRVPRGELDRHFADYQNAVTVLVPSYAEEPQVVRATLWSAALQEFPDLSVVLLLDDPPFPTDPADRERLQVTRDLAANITRTLHEPSSRLNAARDAFDRRAGNGSSDGELEALIEEYEYAAGWLEGMAEAETVEDHVDEFFVDLVLMGLARELRLVLTALYAARAQGATPEPARMRELYARLTWIFNARVSTFERKKYVSLSHEANKAMNLNSYLSLMGQRWRPEQTADGTVLRPAVERGPNDLVIEDSTYVLTLDADSLLLRDYCLRLVQFLESPGNERVAVTQTPYSSFRGAPTRIERVAGASTDLQHIQHQGMTRYGATFWVGANAVIRKVALEDIVEVSAEGGFEVRTYIQDRTVIEDTESSVDLGREGWDLVNYPERLSYSATPPDFGSLVVQRRRWANGGLLILPKLWDAIRRRRGSDRDVHAREIMLRVNYMASITWASFGLLFLLAYPYDSRLLSPLVFAAALPYFLAMGSDLRDCGHRFSDIFRIYGFNLVLMPVNLAGVVKSLQQALTGDKIPFARTPKVKDRTAAPAIYVLAPYAIVVFSLLTVWRDAMLHNWANAVFAAFNAVMAGYAITAYIGLKNSVVDIFLGVLNWLYVRPKQPVSAQPVIVPKSPEEVDWESILYHGDRRLNRDLRGKKDRRKRAGVR; this is encoded by the coding sequence ATGACTGAGCTTTTGGCCGCTCCGCGGCCTGACGATTTGGACGCCGGGGACCCGGCGTCGAAAGCCCGCAGACGGCAATGGGGAGCGGAGCGGCGGTCTGAACCATTGGCCATCGTGCACCCCGAGCCGTCACGCCGGAAGGTCATTCTCGGCAGGGTCGGCATCGTCGTGACCGTGCTGGCCTGGCTGGCGTATGTGGTGACCACGGTGCTCAGGGAACTGGTCAACGACCCCACTGCGGGGTTCAGATTCCGTGCCGAGGCGGTGTCCTACGTCGTCGTCGTTACGTTCCTGACGTTCTCGGCGCTGATGTACCTGCTGGCCAGGCAGGGTGCACTTAACCGCTTCCGCGACCACCGCAGAGTTCCCCGCGGGGAGCTGGACCGCCACTTCGCCGATTACCAAAATGCAGTTACGGTGCTCGTCCCGTCCTACGCCGAAGAGCCGCAGGTCGTCCGGGCCACGCTTTGGTCCGCAGCGCTGCAGGAATTCCCGGACCTGTCTGTCGTCCTGCTGCTTGATGATCCGCCCTTCCCCACCGACCCCGCGGACCGGGAGCGGCTGCAGGTCACACGAGACCTCGCCGCAAACATCACCCGCACCCTGCACGAGCCGTCCTCACGCCTGAACGCCGCCAGAGACGCCTTTGACCGCAGAGCCGGTAACGGTTCGTCCGATGGCGAGCTTGAGGCGCTGATCGAGGAGTACGAGTACGCCGCCGGCTGGCTTGAAGGGATGGCGGAAGCCGAAACCGTCGAAGACCACGTCGATGAATTCTTCGTGGATCTGGTGCTGATGGGCCTCGCCCGCGAACTGCGGCTGGTCCTGACCGCCCTCTATGCGGCGCGGGCCCAGGGCGCCACCCCGGAACCGGCGCGCATGCGGGAGCTGTACGCCCGGCTGACGTGGATCTTCAATGCGAGGGTCTCGACTTTTGAACGCAAGAAATACGTGAGCCTGTCGCACGAGGCAAACAAGGCCATGAACCTGAACTCCTACCTCAGCCTCATGGGGCAACGGTGGCGGCCCGAGCAAACGGCAGACGGCACGGTTCTCCGGCCAGCGGTGGAACGGGGCCCGAATGACCTCGTCATCGAGGACAGCACCTACGTTCTGACCCTCGACGCCGATTCGCTGCTGCTCAGGGACTACTGCCTGCGGCTGGTGCAGTTCCTGGAATCCCCCGGAAACGAGCGGGTGGCCGTCACCCAGACGCCCTACTCGTCGTTCCGCGGCGCACCGACGCGAATCGAACGGGTCGCCGGGGCGTCCACGGACCTCCAGCACATCCAGCACCAGGGCATGACCCGGTACGGCGCCACCTTCTGGGTGGGCGCCAACGCGGTGATCCGCAAGGTAGCGCTCGAGGACATCGTGGAAGTTTCCGCAGAAGGCGGCTTCGAAGTGCGGACCTACATCCAGGACCGCACCGTCATCGAGGACACGGAATCGAGCGTGGATCTGGGCCGTGAAGGCTGGGATCTCGTGAACTACCCCGAACGCCTCAGCTACAGCGCCACGCCCCCTGACTTCGGCTCCCTCGTGGTCCAGCGCCGGCGTTGGGCCAACGGCGGCCTGCTGATTCTGCCGAAGCTCTGGGACGCCATCCGGCGCCGCCGTGGGAGCGACAGGGACGTACACGCGCGTGAAATCATGCTGCGCGTCAACTACATGGCCTCCATCACCTGGGCCAGCTTCGGACTGCTATTCCTGCTGGCCTACCCCTATGACAGCAGGCTCCTCAGCCCTCTGGTGTTCGCCGCAGCGCTGCCGTACTTCCTGGCTATGGGCAGCGATTTGCGCGATTGCGGCCACCGTTTCAGCGACATCTTCCGGATCTACGGGTTCAACCTGGTGCTGATGCCGGTGAACCTCGCCGGCGTCGTGAAGTCGTTGCAGCAGGCGCTGACGGGCGACAAGATTCCGTTCGCGCGCACCCCAAAGGTCAAGGACCGGACCGCTGCCCCCGCCATTTATGTCCTTGCGCCGTATGCCATCGTGGTGTTTTCGCTGCTGACCGTCTGGCGCGACGCCATGTTGCACAACTGGGCCAACGCCGTCTTCGCGGCCTTCAATGCGGTGATGGCCGGATATGCCATCACCGCCTACATCGGGCTGAAGAACTCGGTGGTCGACATCTTCCTCGGGGTCCTGAACTGGCTGTACGTCAGGCCGAAGCAGCCTGTTTCCGCGCAGCCCGTGATCGTTCCGAAGTCCCCGGAAGAGGTCGATTGGGAGTCGATCCTCTACCACGGCGACCGGCGGCTCAACCGCGACCTGCGCGGCAAGAAGGACCGGCGCAAGAGGGCCGGTGTTCGCTGA